One window of Strigops habroptila isolate Jane chromosome Z, bStrHab1.2.pri, whole genome shotgun sequence genomic DNA carries:
- the LMBRD2 gene encoding G-protein coupled receptor-associated protein LMBRD2 isoform X2, which translates to MSGAALGLEIVFVFFLALFLLHRYGDFKKQHRLVIVATLLAWYLCFLIVFILPLDVSTTIYNRCKLAVNSSPAESNGSYVTLAPSKQKCFKPWSYIPNGIMPIFWRVVYWTSQFLTWILLPFMQSYARSGGFSITGKIKTALIENAIYYGTYLLIFGAFLIYVAVNPNFNLQWNQLQTIGIAAANTWGLFLLVLLLGYGLVEIPRSHWNGAKRGYLLMKTYFKAAKLMTEKADAEENLEDIMEEVRKVSESIKYNHPLRKCVDTILKKCPAEYQERMGRNMDDYEDFDERQNSYPTEKSLVKLHKQVIYSVQRHRRTQVQWQILLEQAFYLEDVAKNETSATRQFVHTFHSQEPENKIIQYFYTPTVEWYWECLLRPWFYRVLAVVLATFSVIVVWSECTFFSTKPVLSLFAVFIQLAEKTYNYIYIEMACFLTIFFLSICVYSTVFRIRVFNYYYLASHHQTDAYSLLFSGMLFCRLTPPLCLNFLGLTHMDATISHKNTQPTAYTSIMGSMRVLSFIADGFYIYYPMLVVILCIATYFSLGTRCLNLLGFQQFMGDSEMTSDLIDEGKELIRREKRKRQRQEEGENRRREWKERYGNRDDSTRNRVVHTDQKESSFSETNTNRPLSKYTRSNGRTERDRIELLQDAEPLDFNADSINDDPLESDSGRYQPGGRYLSMSRSKIFDDV; encoded by the exons ACTATATATAATCGGTGCAAACTTGCTGTTAactccagccctgcagaaagTAATGGCTCTTATGTTACTCTTGCTCCAAG CaagcaaaaatgtttcaaacCATGGAGTTACATTCCTAATGGAATTATGCCAATTTTCTGGCGTGTCGTATATTGGACATCACAGTTTTTAACATG GATTCTGCTACCTTTCATGCAGTCATATGCTAGATCAGGAGGGTTCTCCATTACTGGGAAGATTAAAACTGCATTGATTGAGAATGCAATCTATTATGGCACTTACTTGCTGATTTTTGgagcatttttaatatatgtggCTGTAAACCCAAACTTCAATTTACAATG gaaCCAACTTCAGACTATTGGGATAGCTGCTGCAAACACATGGGGtctctttcttcttgtgttGCTTTTGGGTTATGGTTTGGTGGAAATTCCCCGCTCTCACTGGAATGGGGCCAAGAGAGGTTATCTGCTCATGAAGACCTATTTCAAAGCTGCTAAACTGATGactgaaaaagcagatgcagaggAGAATTTAGAGGATATTATGGAG gaagtTCGTAAAGTAAGTGAGAGTATCAAGTATAACCACCCTTTGAGAAAATGTGTTGATACAATACTGAAAAAG TGTCCTGCTGAATACCAGGAAAGAATGGGTAGGAACATGGATGATTATGAAGATTTCGATGAAAGACAGAACAGTTATCCAACTGAAAAAAGTTTGGTCAAACTTCACAAGCAG GTAATCTATTCAGTACAGAGACATCGTCGTACACAGGTCCAGTGGCAAATTCTTTTAGAACAAGCATTTTACCTAGAAGATGTggcaaaaaatgaaacaagtgcCACTCGGCAGTTTGTTCATACCTTTCATTCCCAGGAACCAGAGAATAAAATCATTCAGTATTTCTACACACCAACTGTTG AGTGGTACTGGGAATGCCTTCTACGACCATGGTTTTACAGGGTGCTTGCTGTTGTTCTGGCCACATTCTCTGTCATTGTTGTGTGGTCAGAGTGCACCTTTTTcagcacaaaaccagttttatcACTGTTTGCAGTTTTCATACAGCTGGCAGAAAAGACATATAACTATATATACATAGAG atgGCCTGTTTTCTTACCATCTTTTTCCTAAGTATCTGTGTTTACTCTACTGTCTTCAGGATCCGTGTATTTAACTATTATTACTTAGCTTCACATCATCAGACAGATGCATACAGTCTCCTTTTCAGTGGCAT GTTGTTTTGCCGTCTTACTCCACCATTATGCTTGAACTTTTTGGGGTTGACCCACATGGATGCAACAATCTCTCACAAAAACACTCAGCCAACTGCTTATACATCT ataatgGGATCCATGAGAGTGCTGTCCTTCATTGCAGATGGATTCTATATATATTACCCAATGCTTGTTGTCATTCTCTGTATTGCCACATACTTCAG TTTAGGAACTCGTTGTTTGAATCTTTTGGGATTCCAGCAGTTCATGGGGGATAGCGAAATGACCTCTGATTTGATTGATGAAGGGAAAGAGCTAATCAGAAGAG agaaaagaaaacgacaaaggcaggaagaaggTGAAAACAGAAGAAGG gaatgGAAGGAACGATATGGAAATAGAGACGATTCCACTAGAAACAGAGTTGTCCACACAGACCAAAAAGAATCCAGTTTCTCAGAGACCAATACCAATAGAC CACTATCAAAGTATACCCGATCAAATGGTAGGACTGAAAGAGATAGAATAGAACTTCTCCAGGATGCAGAACCTTTGGATTTTAATGCAGACTCAATTAATGATGACCCTCTTGAATCGGACTCTGGAAG ATACCAGCCTGGTGGAAGATACCTGTCAATGTCTCGGAGCAAAATATTTGATGATGTCTAA
- the LMBRD2 gene encoding G-protein coupled receptor-associated protein LMBRD2 isoform X3, with protein MSGAALGLEIVFVFFLALFLLHRYGDFKKQHRLVIVATLLAWYLCFLIVFILPLDVSTTIYNRCKLAVNSSPAESNGSYVTLAPSKQKCFKPWSYIPNGIMPIFWRVVYWTSQFLTWILLPFMQSYARSGGFSITGKIKTALIENAIYYGTYLLIFGAFLIYVAVNPNFNLQWNQLQTIGIAAANTWGLFLLVLLLGYGLVEIPRSHWNGAKRGYLLMKTYFKAAKLMTEKADAEENLEDIMEEVRKVSESIKYNHPLRKCVDTILKKCPAEYQERMGRNMDDYEDFDERQNSYPTEKSLVKLHKQVIYSVQRHRRTQVQWQILLEQAFYLEDVAKNETSATRQFVHTFHSQEPENKIIQYFYTPTVEWYWECLLRPWFYRVLAVVLATFSVIVVWSECTFFSTKPVLSLFAVFIQLAEKTYNYIYIEMACFLTIFFLSICVYSTVFRIRVFNYYYLASHHQTDAYSLLFSGMLFCRLTPPLCLNFLGLTHMDATISHKNTQPTAYTSIMGSMRVLSFIADGFYIYYPMLVVILCIATYFSLGTRCLNLLGFQQFMGDSEMTSDLIDEGKELIRREKRKRQRQEEGENRRREWKERYGNRDDSTRNRVVHTDQKESSFSETNTNRP; from the exons ACTATATATAATCGGTGCAAACTTGCTGTTAactccagccctgcagaaagTAATGGCTCTTATGTTACTCTTGCTCCAAG CaagcaaaaatgtttcaaacCATGGAGTTACATTCCTAATGGAATTATGCCAATTTTCTGGCGTGTCGTATATTGGACATCACAGTTTTTAACATG GATTCTGCTACCTTTCATGCAGTCATATGCTAGATCAGGAGGGTTCTCCATTACTGGGAAGATTAAAACTGCATTGATTGAGAATGCAATCTATTATGGCACTTACTTGCTGATTTTTGgagcatttttaatatatgtggCTGTAAACCCAAACTTCAATTTACAATG gaaCCAACTTCAGACTATTGGGATAGCTGCTGCAAACACATGGGGtctctttcttcttgtgttGCTTTTGGGTTATGGTTTGGTGGAAATTCCCCGCTCTCACTGGAATGGGGCCAAGAGAGGTTATCTGCTCATGAAGACCTATTTCAAAGCTGCTAAACTGATGactgaaaaagcagatgcagaggAGAATTTAGAGGATATTATGGAG gaagtTCGTAAAGTAAGTGAGAGTATCAAGTATAACCACCCTTTGAGAAAATGTGTTGATACAATACTGAAAAAG TGTCCTGCTGAATACCAGGAAAGAATGGGTAGGAACATGGATGATTATGAAGATTTCGATGAAAGACAGAACAGTTATCCAACTGAAAAAAGTTTGGTCAAACTTCACAAGCAG GTAATCTATTCAGTACAGAGACATCGTCGTACACAGGTCCAGTGGCAAATTCTTTTAGAACAAGCATTTTACCTAGAAGATGTggcaaaaaatgaaacaagtgcCACTCGGCAGTTTGTTCATACCTTTCATTCCCAGGAACCAGAGAATAAAATCATTCAGTATTTCTACACACCAACTGTTG AGTGGTACTGGGAATGCCTTCTACGACCATGGTTTTACAGGGTGCTTGCTGTTGTTCTGGCCACATTCTCTGTCATTGTTGTGTGGTCAGAGTGCACCTTTTTcagcacaaaaccagttttatcACTGTTTGCAGTTTTCATACAGCTGGCAGAAAAGACATATAACTATATATACATAGAG atgGCCTGTTTTCTTACCATCTTTTTCCTAAGTATCTGTGTTTACTCTACTGTCTTCAGGATCCGTGTATTTAACTATTATTACTTAGCTTCACATCATCAGACAGATGCATACAGTCTCCTTTTCAGTGGCAT GTTGTTTTGCCGTCTTACTCCACCATTATGCTTGAACTTTTTGGGGTTGACCCACATGGATGCAACAATCTCTCACAAAAACACTCAGCCAACTGCTTATACATCT ataatgGGATCCATGAGAGTGCTGTCCTTCATTGCAGATGGATTCTATATATATTACCCAATGCTTGTTGTCATTCTCTGTATTGCCACATACTTCAG TTTAGGAACTCGTTGTTTGAATCTTTTGGGATTCCAGCAGTTCATGGGGGATAGCGAAATGACCTCTGATTTGATTGATGAAGGGAAAGAGCTAATCAGAAGAG agaaaagaaaacgacaaaggcaggaagaaggTGAAAACAGAAGAAGG gaatgGAAGGAACGATATGGAAATAGAGACGATTCCACTAGAAACAGAGTTGTCCACACAGACCAAAAAGAATCCAGTTTCTCAGAGACCAATACCAATAGAC CTTGA